In Bacteroidota bacterium, the genomic window ATCTCCTATATACCCTACCTGCTGGCCGCCAAGGCCTAAAAGCGTGGGCATAGCCGATATAACAGGGGGCTGGTAATTGGATGTTTGGGGTTGCAGAGGAGCTTCAGCTAATGAATCATTATCAAGGCTCACCTCTTCGGTACCTATTTTTTTGGTAGCGGTGCCGTTTTTCCCGTAAAAATCAATGGTTATGGTATCAACTGAATAAGTAGTACTAATATCGTTGAGATATTGCTCAATATCTGAAGGAGCCGAACCGATGTCCTCAACCCTTACTTTTTTTGGGGTTATTGCGGCTCCATGACCATAAATCATTATTTCAACCGCGCGGTTGAAAATTCGTATTGCGGCTTGTTTTGCATTAATCACAGTTTGCTCCTTTCTATAATTGTTTTTACTTCGATAACAGTTGCTTTTATCTCTTGAAGCACAGAATCTTGTTTCTCCTGTTTTTCCTGCATTTTTGTTATAGTTTCGTTTTGGTGCTCAATTTTCACCTGCATTTTAGCAAGTGAAACGCGCATATATACCCATTGGCCAATTAGCAACGCCCCGATTGGCATACTTGCTAAAAACAAAGCCCATAAGTCCACTGAAACTAATATTGCTAATGGTATCATGTAAATTGATTGTCGTTAACTTTTAAAATTTTAACCTCGCTTATTGCTTCTTCAGGCAACTGATTAATGTCAAGAACCACAACAAATACTTTACCTTCAGTAGTTGTTACAACCGGATACAAGTATTGCGTTACGGATGTTTCAGGCACATCCATTTTGGCAAATTGCACTGCGTCTTCAATGGCGTCAAACACCAATCCTGTATAATATTTAGAATCCATAGGCTTTTTTTGCAGAATTGGCAGCGAATTGTTGTTCAAGGCTTGTAAGTATTCGCGGCCAAATTATCATTTCATAAATCCTTGTTCTATTCGTTGAGCTAAACTCTTGTCGTATACTTCCGTTAGTTGCGGGAGCAGCTATTGAAAAAGGAAACGCGCCTGTAGAAAACGAAACCTGCATTTGTTCTGACACCCCGTTTCTCAACACTTTAAACCTGTTTAACACGCTTGAATTTTCCGTGCCATCATACATAATTATAAAGTTATTCGATACTGAAGTGCTAAACGCTGTTACGCTTTCAATTGTGGCTGCTGAAGAAGCTGCTAAATCACCAATTTGTATGGATAATTTACCCATTCCTGATGGGTTTACACCGATTATTCTTGCGTTCATTCCGCTCATTGCGGGGTTGCTTTCAGATGTAGCAACCTGGTAAATAAAACTGAAATCTCCTGTGGGCGGGGGGGCTGTATTAAAGCTACATGATATTGTAAATTGCTTACCCGCGCCGTATAAAGTTGAATTTAATTTTGTTCCGAAATTCCAAAGCCTTACTCCTAAAAGGTCACTTATAAAATGCGGCTTAGCAGAGATTATTAATTGATATTGATTTGAGGCAGTTGTTTGGTTCACAAAACGATTGTTACCGGATTGGTCATACCAAACTGCTCCATAAATTAGTGAGTTTTGCCACCCTGCCAAGGTTTGACCCGATTCTGTGGCGCTGGAGTCGGACAAACTCTTTAAATAGTCCGGTAATATTCCTGTTTCTGCGTTATCAGAAAGCCTTCTTACTCTTACCAAAGGACCGGTATAAGTATTTAACAATTGCCTTGTAGCCAAGGCAAAAGCAGCATTCGGAACATCAGCAAGCAGGTATAAAATCCTGCGGTCTGACGCACCGAATGTTTTATTACCCGGTAAGGGCGATATACCATAAGATCCCTTTTTCATTATTTCCTTGGTTCAATTGTTGTGTTCGGATTCAAACTAAAACCGCGTATTACTAAGCGATTAGTGCCGCCGCTCGCAAACCTCACAGGAATATTATCACTGTATTTGCCGCCGATAATTTGGTCAAATGAACGCTCCTGACCTGCAACAAGTGTGGTGTTGGTGCCAATAGTGGCCGTTGAAGTACCCGTGTTCTCAACACTAAACGCGTCAAGCCCCCTGACAGGTAAAAACCCTTCCGTTTCAATAAGCTGGTCTATAAATGTAACAGCGAAAAACACCATGCTTAAAACTCTTTACTAATGATGAAAGCAAGGTCAAAGGTTAGTGGTGTTCCTGAAAGGTTTTCGGGAAAAAAAACTTCAAGGGTGTAAACAGAGTTTGAATTTATATTCAGTGGCTTGTAACGCTCGCTTGGATTAACCGCAGTAGAGCAAATCCAATCGTTTTTGTGCGTTAACTCTTGTATATAAACCCCACCTTCTGTTTTAAGCCCTACACGGTAATAACTTGAAGAACCGGTAGTAATTTCATATAAATTACAACCTTCTACAATCTGGTAGCCGTTAGGAAAAACAATTTGTTCGGTGTAAGTGCCTGTGGCAGTTCCTGCCGAACGGGTAAATGTCTTTGTAAAATACCTGTATTCTTTCATTTTTGATAAGAATTAAAAAGCCGCCGTTGCCAGCGGCTTTATACTAACTATAAACTATGGAGGATAAGGCTTAAACGATAAACGAAGCCATCTTGAAATTCACGCGAACACAAGCGTTTGCACCCAATGCCGTACCTGCAACTGCGGGTAGTACATCTGCGGTTAACTGTGATTCGCCGGGAACAAAAATTGGCGTACTTAACATAACCACGTGCTGACCGTTCTCGTTCACAATCCTTGTGTCGTCCACAAAGAAGCGGTTGCCCGGAATTACTACTGGGTCTTGACCGCCAACATTGAAGCGATAGTCAGAGTTTTGAACCAAAACAGGTATAAACGGAGGCTGCGCGGTTGCTGCTGAGGTGATGTTAATACCATACACACGGTTTACATACAACGCTTCAGCGGCTGTGTTGGCTGATTCGCCATACATTACCTGTACTCCATAAATAACACTGTAAGCCTCTTTGCCAACCTTGCCCCTGTTTAATGAGGTTAAACCGGGCTGAATATCAAGGTTGGGGTTAATCAATGGAATTGTGGCTCCTACAGAAGGGTTGGGCGCAAAACCAACACCCACTTTTGTCGCCGAGTAATGCTCAAAATCACGGATTTTGGCTTGCCCCGATTCGATTTTCCGGCGCAACTCTTCGTTTGAGTTTCCGTCCATAAGCACTTTTTTGGCAAGGAAATCAACGTGTGGTGGTACCCATGCCTTTAGTACATCTGACCAAATATTTGAATTTTTCATGGTTTCTTATGTATGTGATAAATGATTTTTGAATTTTTGTTTATGAGGTTTTTGATTGATTACAGTAATTGAGATACGTTGCCGTCATCAGGATTACCCATACCGCTCATTTGTTGGCATATCAACCTGTATGAAGGGTCAATGTTTTGCATTTTTTGAACACCGCCGGGAATTGGAGCAATACCGGGTTTTGGATTGCCCTGATTGATTTGTTTCCATTGTTGAGTTGCTTGCTGCATAATACCGTTACCCATTAGTGATGAAAACAACGGGTCTTGGTCGGCGTTAAATTCGTAACCGGGTAAATTACCCATACCGGGACCCGATACACCAACGGGCGCAACCCACTCTTTCAATGTGCTTTTTAGGCTTTCGGGTAAAAATCCGATACCTGAGGTGCCTACAGATGGTTCGTTTACTACGTCGTAAACTCCTTTGCTTACGCCATAGATACCTACACCAGCAGCAAGAGCGGTTACATACATGGGTTTGTTCATAGCAATACTCAGTCCTGCCCCTGCAAGCCCCAAAATTGCCATACCCCATGTAATCATAGGTTTATTGTCTTTATTCAGCAGTTTATTTACTATGTGGCCTGCTGTAAAACCACCAAAGCCGGCACCTACGGTAATTGCACCCTGCTTACCGGCTTCTGTGTAGTTGATTGATTTAAAGTCCATTGTATAATTGTTATGAAAGTTTTATTTTGATTGTTTTGCCTTTAGTTTTTTTAGGCGGAATACCGCCCATAGAGGGTTTGCCGCCGCCGTTTTGGGTTGCTTTGTATATGCCTAAGCCTATAAGCAATGCAATTGCAATAGGCATTGCACTTGATTTTTTTGCAGGTGGCTGTGTTTGATTAGTACCGTTTGCGTCCTTAGGGACATTTTTTAACGCATTTACAATGCCTTCGCCCCATGCGTTTTCAGGCGTTAGAGTACGTTTGTTTTCGTATGACTCTTGAGGAGTAGTAACAAAACTATTGGCGGTTGTTGGCGGTAATTGGTTTTGAACAGGGTTTAATGAAACATTACTGCCGCCGATTATCATTGCATTTGGATTGGGGGTAGGCGTGGTTTGTGGAGGAATAATATTTGTTTGTGCAGGCGGCGTGGTTTTAGACGATGGCAGGTTGTTGTTAATGAACGAAGGCGCGTTGTTGTTCACAAATGTTTGTGCGGCAGCTACAGAGGCTTTGCCCTGATTGATTGCGTTTTGAACCTGTGCCGCTGCTGTTTGGCCTTGGTTAACCAAATTTTGCACCTTATTTTTTGCCTCATTTGCCTTTTGAACTGCGTCGGCGATTTCGTTCACGGCCGCTGCGCCGCCTCCCACTGCACTTATTATTGTTGCAAGTGTGCTGTTTGCTAAAACCGGGGTAGCTTCTGCTACGGTTGCAGCCACCGTTTCTGCGCCACCAGTTCCTAATGCACCAAGGCCAAATAACATTTTGTTTTTTGCGCCATTATTAACTACGTTGATTAGGTTTTGAAAGTCCCCACCAAAGCTCTTTTCCCACATATCTTGCAGCCTTTTGCGCTGCTCAGGTACCTCAAGTGCTTTTTTTAGATTGGTGCCTAATGCCCTAAAATTCAATGCAACCAAGGCCATGAAGGCTTTTCGGGGAATAAAAAACGCTACCTCTTTGCCGGTATCAATTACATCTTGGATAAAATTGAGCACATTTTGCGGAATGTTGAGTTTATCCTTAACCTGATTGATAACGTTTTGCGCTGCTGCTCCGGGGTTTTTTATCACCTCTTTTACTTGCTGTGCTGCTTGGGTTACGCCTTTTTTTACCCTGTCAAACAAACCATCCATTCCGTTTAATCCGCTCATTGCAGGGTTTAAAAGGGTTTGATGGTCGTTGCGGGCAAGCATATCAAGTGTTGCGTCCCGGTTGGGTGTCCAAAAGTTGTCAATAGCTAAATCAAACATTTGAACCATAGCGCGGGGGTTATAGCCCGCTGCTTGGTATTTTGCAGGATTTGAAATGATTGAATTTCTTTGGATTACAAGTGAGTTGAAAATATCGGTTAGGCCATCCGAAGCATTACCTAACCCGTTCATTGAATATGCGGGTACGTCCATAAAATAATCGTAATAAGCTGTGATGTGGTCGGCTTCAGCATCAAACGTGTCTAAAACCGGGTCAATAGTGATAAAGCCGTTACCGGTATTGGGTGCGCCCAACACTTTTTTTGTAGGCACAACCACATAAATATGTTGCAAGTGGTCTTTTCCCTCTATTGCTATTACTCTGAAATAATGGGGTATGCCTAAATTGGTCAGGCACGATGAAATAAAGATTGAAAAGCAATCGCAATCAACGCCACTTTTCGATTCTGCAATAGTTCGGGCTGGCCGGCGCAGTTGCTCTACATTGTCATCATCCTTTTTGTACTGCACATACCTGTACAGCCAATCGTACAAGTTTTTGCAAACTTGGTAAACGCTGTTATCCGCGATTACTTCATTTGCAAACATTTTGGTGTCTGATAGGGTGTTACGGACAATGTTATCCGCCAATTGAACCGCTTGTAATGTAGATAGCTTGCGGCCTTTGTAATAAAACGGGTCGTTGTAAGATGCTTTAGGAAAGTATTTTAGAAAAGGGGTTATGTCCGATAACCTACGGTTGTAAGCTGCTGCAACTCCCAATCCGTTTAAAAACTGTACAGGTACAGTCGGGGCGGTTAGCATTGCATCATCAGGAGCAAGCAAAACAGGTGTTGTATATGCTCGTTGCCTAATCATAATAATGATGAATAATTTTGAGAGTAGCCGCCCATTGATAATTGTTGCTGAGCATTGCAGCAAGAGCAACCAAGTCCTTTAAGGCCGAAACTATTAAGTATGTTACTAACCCAATTACCGCCGGCTTTTATGATTGTGAATGCCTGCGCCGGTACGTAGTCGCTTAGTTTAGCTGATTGTTTGATGTTTACAGGCAAGCCCTTATAGTCAAAATCAACCTGCATTTCAATCACCGTGTTTTCATTCAACTTGGTGATAAGTGTTGCATCAATATCAACATCAATAGCAACAGGTGTATTTTTATCGGTGGGGATTGCAAGCGATTCAATTACCTGCGGAATCAGTGTAAGTAATTGCATGGTACCGGCAGCGTCCTTGTAGCGAATTGTAAAACGCAACCGCTCAATGGTAACATTAAAGCCGGTACGGTTATATAGAGTGATGGGCAACACAACTCTTATCTGTGTTCCCATAACTTTATGAACCCTGCCAAGGCCGACGGTAAATTCAAAGTTTTGCGATGCCGAAGCGGCGCGCATGATGGTTGGGGTTGCTAATAAAGCAGTTGCTCCAAGTATGCCGGCGATTACAAAACCTTTTTTCATTATTGTTTTTTGTGAAAAACTGAAAACAAAGGTTGAAAATGTCGCTGGCGCGGATGTCCGATAATGTCCGTTTATGCTCGATAATGTCCGATAATGTCCATTGTTGTCCGATAATGCTCGATAATGTCCGTTTTTAGGCGTTGAAAAACATTGCTTTTTATTTATTCCTCTGTTTGGTTAGGCTGGCCGCAATGGTCAACTATCATTTTTACCTCAGCTGGCGAAAAGGTGCGGGTATCGCGGTTGATTAAATCAAAGCCATCAATCTTTTTGAGCCACTTTTTTAAGGTGCGCTTATCTACACCGTACCAAGCTGATAGGCTTTGCAGGTTTTGCAACCCCGTTGGATATTGTTGATTATTATTGCTTTTCATTTATCAACCGTTTTAATATATTTGTATTTTACAACGGGGTTTCCATTAGCTTAGCAGTCAGGGGTCTTATGGCTGCTTTTTTTATTCACGGTAGTAATCAATTGAGCCGTAATACTTGCCTAACTCCATTGTGAGCAACAATAATAAAGCCGGGTACGGTGTATTATTTCTATCAAGCCCTATATAATCAAGGTAGTTTAGTTCATTCAGCATCAACAAACCTTCACCGTCTATTTGCTTTATAACAACTGATTTCTTGCCAGTGTACCATTTAGCACCTACCCTGTTTAGCTTTAGTATAAATGGGTAAAAGGTAACGCATAGCAACCTGTGTGCGCGCTGATGGCTATGCGGCAACCTTTTATAGTTAAATCCTATAAATGACCTTAGCATATAGGATAAATCCCTTACTTGTGAGCAAGTAAACTTAAAACGCACCCTATCCGGAGGGGCAACTATATCAGGATTAACTATCATACTTCGGTGTGTTCAACGTCTATGGTTTTTGGTTCAGCTTCAGCTTGCGGGTGATTATCCTCTAACGAGTCTGCAAGTTTTGCCACCATTGCACCGGCTACAACTGATATGCCGGCGGCAAAAAATTGCTCAAGCGGGGTAAGGTCGTTGTTATCGGTAATTGCTTCATAGGTTCTTATACCTGCAACAATACCCAAGGCAGCAGCTTTATGGTTTACACCCTTTTTTCTATCTGTTGTTCGGTGTTTAGTACCCATTTGTGTAGTGTATTATTGTTTGAATTATCGTAGATAATGGCAGTATTGTACTTGCCGCGTATTTCGCTTACATATTTCATCAACGCAAAAAGGCCGTCTTGGCCACCGGGTTTTTTATCAAGTCGTTCACGGCTAAAAAACACCTTCGGGGCATTGTTTCGGTTTCTGCCGTTGCCGTTGATGAAGTAAACGACCAGCTTATATTTTGCCTTGGTATTCCAAGTAGGTTTTTGGTTTTGTTGCATAGTGTTGGTTAAGTGGTACATGAACATGAATAGGCCGGTAAAGCCCCCTCTAATTCAAATAGTTGTTGCTGTGATTGTGCGGCGTTCAAAAGGTGTTCATACCTAATACCGCTTATGTATGTAGCCGGTTTAGTATAATCCCCGCTTACGGGGATTATACTCTCATCACGTATCCATTTTTCAGCTAAGTCAGGGAATTGCTGTAAAATCTTAATAATGTTGTTTTTGCCCTTGAGAAAACACAAATCACAATTACCTAATATCGACGGTATGTTTAGCTTGTATGGCTTTGAGTTCCAATAATTATTTACATCGGCCTTGGTAATTCCCATATCCGCCAGCGGAAAATGCACAGATACCTTTTTCCATGCTGATTTGTAGCGGTGAACCCTTTGCATTTCATCGGCTCTGAAGCCTATGTAGCTTTGGTAGCTTTTAAGCCCTATTGTATTAACTAAGTACCTGCGGGCGGTCATTACTTTTAGTTCTTCAGTACAAATCCGTTGAGTCCTGTTTGGAAGGTATTTTTTTACCGCCACCAAAGCATCAAAGCCTGTTAATCCGGGTGCTTTTTTGTGCGTATAGGTTGCGGTATGTACCTTTATTCCTTCGTTTTGTTCAAAGGCTTCAATAAACTTATAGGTTTCAGGGTGTTCGCGGCCAGTATCGGTAAACAATACCACATCGTCAGCTTGAGGTTTTAGCAGTATTGTCATATACGCCGATGTTTGGCCGCCGGAAAAGTGTATTACCCTTGCCATCAGTTTACGTCCTTATTGCGTTGGTTTGCTATTTGTTGCAGCAGCGTACTCATAGCCTCTTCATACATTTGTATTGCTTCAGGCAATCGCTTGTTTTTGAACTTGGTTTGCCACTTGCGGTAAATGTTAATTGCACCGCCGCTATGCAATACCTCCTTCATTGCTTTTTCTACCTCGATTTCACACTTCATTAACTCCTTACGCTTGCGGGTGATGGCAAGCCAATCCATTGTTGCAATAAAACCGTATGGCGTTCGGGCATCCAAGTAGGTCAATGGGTTAACTAAAAACTTACCTTCAGGGTATAGGTGCGCCTTGTCAGGAGATAGCGGCCGCTCCATCCAAACTTTTGCCAGCCGGATACGTTCAAATAATTCAACTTGGTACTTTTCCCACCGTTCGCGCGGCCAATCTGCTTTAAAGCCTGCATACACGTGAAAGTATATTTTATTCAAGATTTCGCGCTTCATATCATCGCTGTATGTGCGGTAAGGGTACAGCATTTTCATTAGCTGCTTGAAAAAATCAAGCACTAAGGCTTTTTGCCATGTGGGGATTGTGGATTTCGCGCCGCGCCGCCCCTCTTTTTTTTCTTTTTCGGACGTTGATTCTTCTTGCTTTTCCACAGGGGTTGCGGTTGCTTCGGGCTGGTTGCAAGAAAAGGTTGCAAGAGTGTTTAGGGATTGTGGTGGTAGCGGGTTGGTGTGCGCT contains:
- a CDS encoding DUF4248 domain-containing protein translates to MKSNNNQQYPTGLQNLQSLSAWYGVDKRTLKKWLKKIDGFDLINRDTRTFSPAEVKMIVDHCGQPNQTEE
- a CDS encoding phosphoadenosine phosphosulfate reductase family protein translates to MARVIHFSGGQTSAYMTILLKPQADDVVLFTDTGREHPETYKFIEAFEQNEGIKVHTATYTHKKAPGLTGFDALVAVKKYLPNRTQRICTEELKVMTARRYLVNTIGLKSYQSYIGFRADEMQRVHRYKSAWKKVSVHFPLADMGITKADVNNYWNSKPYKLNIPSILGNCDLCFLKGKNNIIKILQQFPDLAEKWIRDESIIPVSGDYTKPATYISGIRYEHLLNAAQSQQQLFELEGALPAYSCSCTT